One region of Bacillus pumilus genomic DNA includes:
- the pdhA gene encoding pyruvate dehydrogenase (acetyl-transferring) E1 component subunit alpha, with amino-acid sequence MQKQITLPEQISHERLADLYKQMWLVRYFDEKVDQFFAKGLIHGTTHLCVGQEASAVGSIAVLKDEDKIVSTHRGHGHCIAKGAEVNKMMAELFGRETGYCKGKGGSMHIADLEKGNLGANGIVGGGIPLATGAALTSKMKQEGYVVLCFFGDGATNEGSFHEALNLASIWDLPVVFICENNQYGMSGPVKEMINIEDISTRAESYGIPGKSIDGNDMVEIMNSVDEAVSRARAGEGPSLIEMKTYRWKGHSKSDAKKYRTREEETEWRQKDGIKRFKSLLIELNVLTEEQAAALQEEAKQEIEASVEFAKNSKEPSIDTLLEDVYA; translated from the coding sequence ATGCAAAAACAAATCACTTTGCCTGAACAGATTAGTCATGAGAGATTAGCAGATTTATATAAACAAATGTGGTTAGTGAGATATTTTGATGAAAAGGTCGATCAATTCTTTGCCAAAGGACTTATCCATGGAACCACTCATTTATGTGTCGGACAGGAAGCGTCAGCTGTTGGATCAATTGCCGTATTAAAGGACGAAGATAAGATCGTCAGCACGCACCGTGGACATGGTCACTGTATTGCAAAAGGTGCAGAGGTCAATAAGATGATGGCAGAACTATTCGGACGTGAGACTGGCTATTGCAAAGGAAAAGGCGGCTCGATGCATATCGCTGATTTAGAAAAAGGGAACCTTGGCGCAAATGGAATCGTTGGCGGCGGTATCCCGCTGGCAACAGGTGCAGCGCTCACATCTAAAATGAAACAGGAAGGCTATGTCGTTCTTTGTTTCTTCGGAGATGGAGCGACAAATGAAGGCAGCTTTCACGAAGCGCTAAATCTTGCATCCATTTGGGATCTGCCTGTTGTATTCATTTGTGAAAACAATCAGTACGGCATGTCTGGCCCTGTAAAAGAAATGATCAACATTGAAGACATTTCAACAAGAGCAGAAAGCTACGGAATACCTGGGAAATCGATTGATGGAAATGACATGGTCGAGATTATGAACTCAGTAGATGAAGCAGTCAGCCGCGCAAGAGCTGGAGAAGGTCCATCACTTATTGAAATGAAAACGTATCGCTGGAAAGGTCACTCTAAGAGTGATGCGAAAAAATACCGTACACGTGAAGAAGAAACAGAGTGGAGACAAAAAGACGGAATCAAGCGCTTTAAGTCTCTCTTGATTGAACTGAATGTTTTGACAGAAGAGCAGGCAGCGGCCTTGCAGGAAGAAGCGAAGCAGGAAATTGAAGCGTCTGTAGAATTCGCTAAAAACAGTAAAGAACCGTCAATCGATACACTATTAGAGGATGTATACGCCTAA
- a CDS encoding alcohol dehydrogenase catalytic domain-containing protein, with product MKSAVFYSSEDIRYEERNRPAIGDDEVLLRMRACGLCGTDIYKATHETVPPGTVLGHEIAGDVVETGKNVTNIKTGDRVYVAHHVPCFTCDFCQKGFYTMCPQFAATNVEPGGFSEYIRVPALHVKHTMGKLPNDVSYEQGAMVEPVACCLHGFERAPVHPGDSVLILGAGQIGCIQLQLAKHYLAGKVMITDVNENRLLQARNLGADVAFHPASEPVEDRVMRETNGKGADLVIISVGSSALLKEAFQAVARGGTILVFAHFPKGDVSIPADRFFHDEVKVVGAYSSHPYHYLEALELLRAKVVNTEKMVTHRYPLSQLLQAIECASHPEGESVKIMMYPDE from the coding sequence ATGAAATCAGCTGTCTTTTATTCTTCAGAGGACATTCGGTATGAGGAGCGGAACCGGCCTGCGATTGGTGATGATGAAGTGCTATTAAGAATGCGTGCCTGCGGCTTATGCGGCACAGATATTTACAAAGCAACACATGAGACGGTACCTCCTGGAACGGTACTAGGGCACGAAATCGCAGGAGATGTTGTTGAAACCGGAAAAAATGTGACAAATATAAAAACGGGAGACAGGGTTTATGTTGCGCACCATGTACCTTGCTTCACCTGTGACTTTTGTCAAAAGGGATTTTATACAATGTGTCCGCAGTTTGCAGCCACTAATGTAGAGCCAGGCGGGTTTTCAGAGTATATCCGCGTCCCTGCATTACATGTCAAGCACACAATGGGCAAGCTCCCGAATGATGTCTCATATGAGCAAGGGGCGATGGTGGAGCCAGTCGCCTGCTGCCTGCACGGGTTTGAACGAGCACCTGTTCATCCAGGAGATTCTGTACTGATTCTTGGAGCGGGGCAAATTGGCTGCATTCAACTACAGCTTGCCAAACATTACTTAGCTGGGAAAGTGATGATAACGGATGTGAATGAGAACCGGCTGCTGCAAGCGAGAAATTTAGGTGCAGACGTCGCTTTTCATCCAGCCTCTGAGCCGGTGGAAGACCGGGTCATGAGAGAAACAAATGGAAAGGGAGCAGACCTCGTCATTATTTCTGTTGGGAGTAGTGCGCTTTTAAAAGAAGCGTTTCAAGCAGTAGCGAGAGGTGGAACGATTTTAGTGTTTGCTCATTTTCCAAAGGGAGACGTCTCCATTCCGGCTGATCGGTTTTTCCATGATGAAGTGAAAGTAGTTGGAGCCTATTCCTCACATCCTTATCACTACCTCGAAGCCCTTGAACTTCTAAGAGCAAAAGTGGTCAACACAGAAAAGATGGTGACGCATCGTTATCCGTTAAGTCAGCTCCTTCAGGCGATAGAATGCGCAAGTCACCCTGAAGGTGAGAGTGTCAAAATCATGATGTACCCAGATGAATGA
- a CDS encoding alpha-ketoacid dehydrogenase subunit beta: protein MREISYLEAVREAMSQEMRENQDVFILGEDIGVYGGAFGVTRGMIEEFGPERVRNTPISEAAIAGGAVGAALTGMRPILELQFSDFITIAMDQLVNQAAKTRYMFGGKGKVPLVVRTPAGSGTGAAAQHSQSLEAWMAHIPGLKVVQPSTAYDAKGLLKAAMDDDNPVIFYEHKLLYKTIGEVPEEPYSIPLGKADVKRSGKDVTIVATAIMVHKALEAAKELEAEGIDVEIIDPRTLVPLDEETIIESVKKTGKCIVVHEAVKRGGYGGEIASMIAESEAFDYLDAPIKRLGGLAVPIPYNPTLEKAVIPQVPDIIEAAKELVRS, encoded by the coding sequence GTGAGAGAGATTTCATATTTAGAAGCCGTTCGAGAGGCTATGAGTCAGGAAATGAGAGAGAACCAAGATGTATTCATTTTAGGTGAGGATATCGGCGTATATGGCGGTGCTTTTGGGGTCACGCGCGGCATGATTGAAGAGTTCGGTCCGGAGCGCGTACGCAATACACCAATCTCTGAGGCTGCCATCGCAGGAGGTGCAGTCGGAGCGGCTTTGACAGGTATGCGTCCGATTTTAGAGCTTCAATTCTCTGACTTTATTACAATCGCAATGGATCAGCTTGTAAACCAAGCAGCCAAAACACGATACATGTTTGGCGGAAAAGGAAAAGTACCACTCGTTGTGAGAACACCAGCAGGATCAGGAACGGGTGCCGCAGCGCAGCATTCACAAAGCTTAGAAGCGTGGATGGCTCATATTCCGGGATTAAAGGTAGTTCAGCCTTCAACAGCTTATGATGCCAAAGGACTTTTAAAAGCAGCAATGGATGATGACAACCCTGTCATTTTCTACGAGCACAAGCTTTTATATAAAACAATCGGCGAAGTGCCTGAAGAGCCTTATTCGATTCCTTTAGGGAAAGCTGATGTGAAAAGAAGCGGGAAAGACGTCACAATTGTAGCAACAGCGATTATGGTACACAAAGCATTAGAAGCGGCGAAGGAACTAGAAGCAGAGGGAATCGATGTTGAAATCATTGACCCAAGAACACTTGTCCCATTAGATGAAGAAACCATTATCGAATCTGTGAAGAAAACAGGTAAATGTATCGTGGTTCATGAGGCTGTCAAACGAGGCGGCTACGGTGGAGAGATTGCAAGTATGATAGCGGAAAGTGAAGCGTTTGACTATTTAGATGCGCCGATTAAACGACTTGGCGGCCTTGCAGTCCCAATACCATACAACCCGACGCTGGAAAAAGCGGTCATTCCACAAGTGCCAGATATTATTGAAGCAGCAAAAGAGCTTGTACGCTCTTAA